The following is a genomic window from Synechococcus sp. JA-2-3B'a(2-13).
AGGGGTTTGGATCCCAGGATGCCACCGGACGCGCCCAACTGCTGGCTGCCATCAACGCCATCGCCCCGGACTTTGCCTGCATCTTGGTGATTACCCACATCCCCAGCCTGCAGGATGCTTTCCCCCACCGCATCGAGATACAGCCCTCTCCCCAGGGATCCCGCCTCTCCATTCGCGGCTAGTCCCTTCAGGAGTTGCCGGCACGATTTTGCAGCCACTGCTGCAACAGGGGCACCAGAGTCTCGCTGAGTTGGTTCCACTGGTCGGGCTTCTGGACGGTGGTCAGCAGCTCCACTCGCTCGCCTCGGATCACCAGAAAGCCAACTGGCTCGATGCGCACCCCACCCCCCGCTCCCCCGAACAGACTGGCCGGATCCCCGCCGTTGCCGCGACAGCCAGGAGCAGTCTTTCCAAAGTTACCCCCTCCCCCACCCAAGCCAAAATGCAAGGACATGTAAGGGACAATAATCGTCTCACCAATAGTGA
Proteins encoded in this region:
- a CDS encoding GerW family sporulation protein, with the translated sequence MGSDFNVESVLEAVLGKLKVLAETGQTFGQPITIGETIIVPYMSLHFGLGGGGGNFGKTAPGCRGNGGDPASLFGGAGGGVRIEPVGFLVIRGERVELLTTVQKPDQWNQLSETLVPLLQQWLQNRAGNS